The following proteins are co-located in the Microcystis wesenbergii NRERC-220 genome:
- the accB gene encoding acetyl-CoA carboxylase biotin carboxyl carrier protein produces MTIDYNEIRELIKTLAATDISEFSLKSADLELNIRKGTVNTALGPLAAPLPLVTATVAAPVIAAGSTPVPETPTPEPAAAAVDKKWLAITSPMVGTFYRAAAPDEPSFVEKNDRIRVGQTVCIIEAMKLMNEIEAEVAGQIVEIAVANGEPVEFGQTLMWVNPE; encoded by the coding sequence GTGACTATTGATTACAACGAAATTCGAGAACTGATCAAAACATTGGCAGCAACGGATATCAGTGAATTTAGCCTGAAAAGTGCAGATTTAGAGCTAAATATCCGCAAAGGAACCGTTAATACTGCCCTTGGGCCTCTCGCCGCTCCCTTGCCGTTGGTGACGGCCACCGTCGCCGCTCCAGTGATAGCCGCCGGTTCCACCCCAGTCCCAGAAACCCCCACTCCCGAACCCGCGGCGGCCGCTGTTGATAAAAAATGGCTGGCGATTACCTCTCCCATGGTCGGCACTTTTTATCGCGCTGCTGCTCCCGATGAACCGTCTTTCGTGGAAAAAAACGATCGGATTCGTGTCGGACAAACGGTTTGTATCATCGAAGCGATGAAGTTGATGAACGAAATCGAAGCGGAAGTAGCCGGGCAAATCGTCGAAATCGCCGTCGCTAACGGTGAACCGGTAGAATTTGGCCAGACGTTAATGTGGGTTAATCCCGAATAA
- a CDS encoding NAD(P)H-quinone oxidoreductase subunit F gives MKDLFLYTCWLIPIYGLIGSILTLPWSLGIISRTGPRPAAYINLLMTVLGLIHGTIAFNQIWHRETIKLAFEWVKVADLSLSLSIELSPVSLGTLEVITLISLLAQIYALGYMEKDWSLARFYGLMGFFEAALGGIALSDSLLFSYAFLEMLTVSTYLLVGFWYAQPLVVTAARDAFLTKRVGDIILLMGLVALSSYGEGLSFSQLENWAVNNPVGPLTATLLGLALIAGPTGKCAQFPLNLWLDEAMEGPNPAGIMRNSIVVSAGAYVLIKLQPVFTLSPIAADVLIVLGTMTAIGTSLMALSQIDIKRVLCHSTSAYLGLVFVAVGLGHVDIALLILFSHAVAKALLFMSAGALILTTSNQNITEMGGIWARMPATTMAFLGGSAGMTVLMPLGMFWTLKRWLSGEWAIPWWLLAVLIFVNCLSIVNLTRVFRLVFLGQTQSKTHRTPEVAWPMALPMVALILIVLLAPIIPLRWDFWLSFTNPLLNNQSFTIVWGFPLLIASGVIALVIGSMVELRRAWARPTGLILRFLQDLFAYDFYLDRIYQFTVVLAVGSLSKITAWLDRYIIDGLVNLVSLATIFSGSALKYNVSGQSQFYVLTILFGIGGLIWLLLNGQWSLITDYWSSLLTH, from the coding sequence ATGAAAGATTTATTCCTTTACACTTGCTGGTTAATTCCCATTTATGGCTTAATTGGTTCGATTTTAACCCTACCTTGGTCTTTAGGCATTATTAGTCGCACCGGTCCGCGGCCGGCGGCTTATATTAACCTATTGATGACCGTCTTAGGGTTAATACACGGAACGATCGCTTTTAATCAAATTTGGCATCGAGAGACGATTAAACTAGCTTTTGAATGGGTAAAAGTGGCCGATCTTAGTTTATCCCTTTCGATCGAACTTTCTCCCGTCAGTTTAGGGACGCTGGAAGTGATTACCCTCATCAGTCTCTTGGCCCAAATCTATGCCCTTGGCTACATGGAAAAGGATTGGTCTTTGGCGAGATTTTATGGCTTAATGGGCTTTTTTGAGGCAGCTTTAGGGGGAATTGCCCTGAGTGACTCCCTACTATTCAGTTACGCTTTCCTAGAGATGTTAACGGTCTCTACCTATCTCCTCGTCGGTTTTTGGTATGCCCAACCTTTGGTAGTAACCGCGGCGCGAGATGCCTTTTTAACCAAGCGCGTCGGCGATATTATTTTATTGATGGGTTTGGTGGCCCTGTCCAGTTACGGAGAAGGATTGAGTTTTTCTCAGTTAGAAAATTGGGCAGTAAATAACCCTGTAGGACCTCTAACGGCGACTTTGTTAGGATTAGCCCTTATTGCCGGTCCAACGGGTAAATGCGCCCAATTTCCCCTGAATTTGTGGCTAGATGAGGCGATGGAGGGACCAAATCCAGCCGGAATCATGCGGAATTCGATCGTGGTTTCGGCGGGGGCCTATGTTTTAATTAAGCTGCAGCCAGTGTTTACCCTATCTCCGATCGCTGCTGATGTTTTAATAGTTTTGGGGACAATGACGGCAATTGGGACTTCTCTGATGGCCCTGTCCCAAATTGATATTAAACGGGTTTTGTGCCACTCCACCAGTGCCTATCTCGGTTTAGTCTTTGTGGCGGTGGGATTAGGTCATGTGGATATCGCTTTACTAATTTTATTCTCCCATGCGGTCGCAAAAGCTTTATTGTTTATGAGCGCAGGAGCATTAATTCTCACCACCAGTAACCAAAATATCACGGAAATGGGGGGAATTTGGGCAAGAATGCCGGCTACAACCATGGCTTTTTTAGGAGGTTCCGCGGGGATGACGGTTTTAATGCCCCTAGGGATGTTTTGGACGTTAAAACGGTGGTTAAGTGGCGAATGGGCGATTCCTTGGTGGTTATTAGCGGTTTTAATCTTTGTTAATTGTCTTAGCATCGTCAATCTTACTCGGGTCTTTCGTTTAGTCTTTTTGGGACAAACCCAAAGTAAAACCCATCGCACCCCGGAAGTGGCTTGGCCGATGGCTTTGCCCATGGTAGCATTGATTTTAATCGTTTTATTAGCCCCGATTATTCCCCTACGTTGGGATTTTTGGCTATCTTTCACCAATCCTCTCCTTAATAACCAGAGTTTCACTATTGTCTGGGGTTTTCCCTTACTGATAGCCTCTGGGGTAATTGCCCTAGTTATCGGCTCAATGGTAGAGTTAAGACGAGCTTGGGCGAGACCAACTGGGTTAATCCTGCGATTCCTGCAAGATTTGTTCGCTTATGACTTCTATCTCGATCGCATCTATCAGTTTACCGTGGTTTTAGCGGTGGGAAGCTTGTCAAAAATTACCGCTTGGCTCGATCGTTATATTATTGATGGTCTGGTTAATTTAGTCAGTTTAGCGACGATTTTTAGCGGCAGTGCCTTAAAGTATAATGTTTCTGGTCAATCACAATTTTATGTCTTGACTATTCTATTCGGAATAGGGGGATTAATTTGGCTCTTATTAAACGGTCAATGGTCACTGATAACTGATTATTGGTCATCCCTGTTAACTCATTGA
- a CDS encoding IS4 family transposase codes for MTLQILILLLQSHRTVQLERLAALFPQPITFESRRRNLQRFLKLPQLSVKLLWFPLIKHIIKQEFSEKNKNRHQRRKLKKLKHLGHLLLVIDRTDWKGRNLFVASVICGKRALPVYWILLDKQGSSNLGNQKNFLKPVLKFLKSYPVVVIGDREFHSVQLGKWLDEKGIAFILRQKKGTSLLLSGEENYQPLKALDIQPGTQHFFSDIYHTSAHKLGPFNLATRWKRRYRSKQAEAPWYLLTNLDSLDETLNLYESRFGIEAMFKDCKTGGYNIEKTKVSEPRFLALVLLIAIAYSLNTIRGQQLNILPHRVYICRLKESNRSAERHSDFWIGTYGTFWVESMDIFSELALSLIRLKPQKNPYFSKGLTAMSLIKQAL; via the coding sequence CTGACTCTACAAATTCTTATACTGCTCCTACAAAGCCATAGAACAGTACAATTGGAGAGATTGGCCGCCTTATTTCCCCAACCAATTACCTTTGAAAGCAGAAGAAGAAATTTACAAAGGTTTCTCAAGTTACCGCAATTAAGTGTAAAATTGTTATGGTTTCCGCTAATTAAACACATTATTAAGCAAGAGTTTAGCGAAAAAAATAAAAATCGACATCAAAGAAGAAAACTGAAAAAACTTAAGCATCTGGGACATCTATTATTGGTAATTGACCGAACAGATTGGAAAGGAAGAAATTTGTTTGTAGCTAGTGTTATTTGTGGAAAAAGGGCGTTACCTGTGTACTGGATATTGTTAGATAAACAAGGAAGCAGTAATTTAGGGAACCAAAAAAACTTTCTCAAGCCGGTATTAAAATTTTTGAAATCCTACCCAGTTGTCGTGATAGGCGACCGAGAATTTCACAGTGTTCAACTAGGAAAGTGGCTAGACGAAAAGGGGATAGCCTTTATTCTGAGACAAAAGAAGGGAACATCTTTGCTATTATCAGGTGAAGAAAACTATCAACCTCTAAAAGCTCTAGATATTCAACCGGGGACTCAGCATTTTTTTTCGGATATTTATCATACATCTGCTCATAAACTTGGCCCTTTTAATTTGGCCACTCGCTGGAAAAGACGCTACCGTAGTAAACAAGCCGAAGCTCCTTGGTATCTTCTTACTAATCTTGACTCTTTGGATGAGACTTTAAATTTATATGAATCTCGTTTTGGCATTGAAGCAATGTTCAAAGATTGTAAAACGGGAGGTTATAATATCGAGAAAACTAAAGTTAGCGAACCGCGTTTTTTAGCTCTTGTTTTATTAATTGCTATCGCCTATTCTTTAAATACAATACGGGGTCAACAACTCAATATTTTACCCCACCGTGTTTATATTTGTCGCCTCAAAGAATCTAATCGTTCTGCTGAAAGACATAGTGATTTTTGGATAGGGACTTATGGTACTTTTTGGGTTGAGTCGATGGATATTTTTTCGGAACTTGCCCTTTCTTTGATACGCCTCAAACCCCAGAAAAACCCTTATTTCTCCAAAGGGTTAACGGCTATGAGCCTTATCAAGCAAGCTCTTTAA
- a CDS encoding IS4 family transposase codes for MMTNFSKLIKELLKPLPKNDYPALDTFTFLSCWIGFALDKSIVSMRDLCSRMVLQGINVNLSTFSKASKIRETSPFEKVIVELNKRLVAKKGIENARALFPIDSTIISLTSKLLWSQGWHQVKLFSGLNSITTEVVGILIHFGQGHDSKEGGKTIEAIPVNGVGAMDRGFASNQRITELLESSDKHFVLRVKNNISLEMLENGKCKLGKDKRQIEVRVVAFCDLESQTEFRLATDLPLEGEGAVSNEEVAEIYIQRWQIELLWKFLKMHLKLDNLITKNENGIRLQIYSCIIAYLILQLIDIEEGFGKSLLDKLRYLQSFMCQHISYVHWFRRIVYSI; via the coding sequence CTGATGACGAATTTTTCAAAACTCATAAAAGAGCTTCTCAAACCACTGCCTAAAAATGACTACCCCGCTTTAGATACTTTTACATTTTTGTCCTGTTGGATTGGTTTTGCTTTAGATAAAAGCATCGTCAGTATGAGGGACTTATGCAGTAGAATGGTACTTCAAGGAATTAATGTAAATTTATCCACATTTTCTAAGGCAAGCAAAATTAGAGAAACAAGTCCATTTGAGAAAGTCATTGTCGAATTAAATAAGCGTTTAGTTGCCAAAAAAGGAATAGAGAATGCGCGAGCTTTATTTCCTATTGACTCAACAATAATTAGCTTAACCAGTAAATTACTATGGTCCCAGGGATGGCATCAAGTAAAACTATTCTCTGGTCTTAATAGTATCACAACAGAGGTGGTCGGAATACTCATCCATTTTGGTCAAGGTCATGACTCAAAAGAAGGAGGAAAAACGATAGAAGCAATTCCTGTAAATGGAGTTGGAGCAATGGATAGAGGATTTGCGTCTAATCAAAGAATCACCGAATTATTAGAGAGTAGTGACAAGCATTTTGTCTTGAGAGTGAAAAATAATATTAGCCTAGAGATGCTCGAAAATGGCAAGTGTAAACTCGGAAAAGATAAAAGACAAATAGAAGTAAGAGTAGTCGCTTTTTGCGACCTAGAAAGTCAAACAGAATTTCGGCTGGCGACAGATTTACCTCTAGAAGGAGAAGGAGCAGTTAGTAATGAAGAAGTTGCCGAAATTTACATCCAAAGATGGCAAATAGAACTGCTGTGGAAATTTTTAAAAATGCATCTAAAGTTGGATAATCTAATCACTAAAAACGAGAACGGAATCCGCCTACAGATCTATAGTTGCATTATCGCTTATCTGATTCTACAGCTAATAGATATTGAAGAAGGATTTGGGAAAAGCTTATTAGACAAACTGCGCTATTTACAGAGTTTCATGTGTCAACATATTAGCTATGTACACTGGTTCCGGAGGATTGTCTATTCAATTTAA
- a CDS encoding IS1 family transposase (programmed frameshift): protein MQCPECKSTHIRKNGINKQGKQNPICVTCGRQFIDNYEKQKGYDEKTKRECLTAYVNGMGFRGIERLKGVHHTTVINWVKSVGELLPVAYDPETIPEVGELDELETFVGSKKTKFWVWTAVDHFKKGILGWVIGDHSSETFRPLWELVKSWGCYFYVSDGWSVYPCFIAEGDHIISKTYMTRVEGENTRLRHYLARLHRQTLCYSKSTEMLGYSIRLLIHYLKFQEVPIPY from the exons ATGCAATGCCCTGAATGTAAATCTACCCATATCCGTAAAAATGGCATCAATAAACAAGGTAAACAAAATCCTATTTGTGTAACCTGTGGCCGTCAATTTATTGATAACTATGAAAAACAGAAAGGCTATGACGAAAAAACGAAGCGAGAATGCCTAACTGCCTATGTTAATGGGATGGGATTTAGAGGAATAGAAAGGCTAAAGGGAGTTCATCATACGACCGTAATTAATTGGGTAAAATCTGTGGGAGAATTATTGCCAGTCGCCTATGACCCAGAAACAATTCCTGAAGTAGGGGAACTGGATGAATTGGAAACCTTTGTTGGCTCAAAAAAAACAAAAT TCTGGGTGTGGACAGCCGTTGACCACTTTAAAAAAGGAATTTTAGGTTGGGTAATCGGAGACCATAGTAGCGAAACGTTTCGCCCATTATGGGAATTAGTTAAGTCTTGGGGATGCTATTTTTATGTGAGTGATGGATGGTCAGTTTATCCATGTTTTATAGCAGAGGGCGACCATATAATTAGTAAGACTTATATGACCAGAGTAGAGGGTGAGAACACACGTTTAAGACATTATCTAGCCCGATTGCATCGCCAAACACTCTGCTATTCTAAGTCTACAGAAATGTTAGGATACTCTATTCGTTTATTAATTCATTATCTGAAGTTTCAAGAAGTGCCTATTCCTTACTGA
- a CDS encoding four helix bundle protein, which produces MAEGYGRRTQNEYIQFLHIALGSLRELDTQLIIAKKVKLATPELFDPVLE; this is translated from the coding sequence ATTGCCGAGGGTTACGGACGAAGAACCCAAAACGAGTATATTCAGTTTCTGCATATAGCATTAGGCTCTCTTAGAGAACTAGATACACAGCTAATCATCGCTAAAAAAGTTAAATTAGCTACTCCTGAACTATTTGACCCAGTTTTAGAATAA
- a CDS encoding PEP-CTERM sorting domain-containing protein (PEP-CTERM proteins occur, often in large numbers, in the proteomes of bacteria that also encode an exosortase, a predicted intramembrane cysteine proteinase. The presence of a PEP-CTERM domain at a protein's C-terminus predicts cleavage within the sorting domain, followed by covalent anchoring to some some component of the (usually Gram-negative) cell surface. Many PEP-CTERM proteins exhibit an unusual sequence composition that includes large numbers of potential glycosylation sites. Expression of one such protein has been shown restore the ability of a bacterium to form floc, a type of biofilm.): MIANISRQLTTGALAIAGSVAAFSFAGAAQAVTLSTLTITGDATISPWGTLNPVLTPTSVTSVTGGTGQFTGVTAANVTLPGPFTLNGTGSGGAFIFSPPPDPAPGFTTITTGPGLVTANVTPTSAIGTNVSIGAGLFQTVYTVSGPATFTEPSVLNVLGGFTIAFQLVGLPGAVTGTYTLDLTKTDVPVPVAVPEPSAILGILAVAGAGAFARRKS, from the coding sequence ATGATTGCAAACATCTCTAGACAACTAACCACCGGTGCTCTTGCCATCGCTGGCAGTGTTGCCGCTTTCAGCTTTGCCGGCGCTGCTCAGGCGGTTACTTTAAGCACTTTAACCATCACCGGGGATGCAACCATCAGTCCGTGGGGAACCTTGAACCCAGTCCTTACTCCCACAAGCGTCACCAGCGTAACAGGCGGGACTGGTCAATTTACGGGGGTGACAGCTGCTAACGTTACCCTTCCTGGCCCTTTTACATTAAACGGCACTGGTTCTGGAGGGGCATTCATCTTTTCTCCCCCTCCTGATCCTGCACCTGGTTTTACTACCATAACGACCGGTCCTGGTCTTGTAACCGCTAATGTCACTCCTACCAGTGCTATCGGCACAAACGTATCTATTGGCGCTGGTCTTTTCCAGACTGTTTATACTGTAAGCGGTCCTGCGACTTTTACTGAGCCTTCTGTCCTCAATGTTCTGGGAGGTTTCACCATCGCCTTCCAATTAGTGGGTCTTCCCGGGGCCGTGACGGGAACATATACTTTAGATCTCACAAAAACCGATGTACCTGTCCCTGTAGCCGTCCCCGAACCTTCTGCTATTCTCGGTATCTTAGCCGTTGCTGGTGCTGGTGCTTTCGCTCGTCGCAAGAGCTAG
- a CDS encoding PHP domain-containing protein gives MVVSATIPPLAQDTLALKAVWANIGYDSCPHHYNFHLHTHCSDGQMSPQDLMRQALDIGLKGLAITDHHSIKGYQQAQIWLENQHLKGSLPHLWTGVEITANLLETEVHILGYGFDPAHTVLTPYLQRAKPEGDFALASRVINSLQQAGALVVLAHPFRYHRPAADLVAAAVELGIDGIEAFYAYGNPKPWLPSQRETEQALALSRQYQLFATCSTDSHGKSLLQRI, from the coding sequence ATGGTCGTTTCTGCTACAATTCCCCCCCTGGCTCAAGATACCCTCGCCCTGAAAGCGGTGTGGGCAAATATTGGCTATGATAGTTGTCCCCACCATTACAATTTCCATCTTCACACCCATTGTTCCGATGGTCAAATGAGTCCCCAAGACTTGATGAGGCAAGCGTTAGATATCGGACTAAAAGGATTAGCAATTACCGATCATCACTCGATCAAAGGTTATCAGCAAGCCCAAATTTGGCTAGAAAATCAGCATTTAAAGGGTTCTCTACCCCATCTATGGACAGGGGTAGAAATTACGGCGAATCTCTTAGAGACAGAAGTGCATATTCTTGGCTATGGTTTCGATCCCGCTCATACCGTCTTGACTCCCTATCTGCAAAGAGCCAAACCAGAAGGGGATTTCGCTTTGGCCTCTAGAGTCATTAACAGTTTACAGCAAGCGGGGGCTTTAGTGGTTCTGGCTCATCCCTTTCGTTACCATCGCCCCGCGGCCGATTTAGTGGCGGCGGCGGTAGAATTGGGTATTGATGGTATTGAGGCCTTTTATGCCTACGGCAATCCCAAACCCTGGCTACCGAGTCAACGGGAAACCGAACAAGCTCTCGCTCTTAGTCGTCAATATCAATTATTCGCCACCTGTAGCACCGATTCCCACGGTAAATCTTTATTACAGCGCATTTAG
- a CDS encoding IS4 family transposase yields the protein MLENELGRARYLLLLMIVGTWQILKQAKLEILAEALPIPILFESRRKKLKRFLKLEILNIEKIWFLCLKEMLKQQQRFTTKGLAYIAIDRTSWGAINILMVSLIYDKRAIPIYGEILDKKGSSNLEEQQRVLEKTLSVLSGHKIVVLGDREFCSVSLGKWLQKQSLYFCLRQKKSTNVKTKEGIYQEMRALGLSPGTQLFLNDVNLTKEKGFGEFNLAGKWKKTYRGFPTKEPWYILTNFGDLETAIMAYQKRFDIEEMFRDFKSGGYSLEGSQLAPKYLSKLIIVIAIAYTSATLQGKKIKDMGIQKYVTRPEKRYKGQRRHSSFYVGQQGASQS from the coding sequence GTGTTAGAAAATGAACTGGGACGAGCCAGATATCTACTGTTGTTAATGATAGTTGGAACCTGGCAAATACTAAAGCAAGCTAAGTTAGAGATATTAGCTGAAGCCTTACCAATACCAATCCTGTTTGAGAGTCGGAGAAAAAAACTAAAAAGATTTTTAAAGCTGGAAATTCTGAATATTGAAAAAATCTGGTTTCTCTGCCTAAAAGAGATGTTAAAACAGCAGCAGAGATTCACAACAAAAGGATTAGCGTATATTGCTATAGACCGGACAAGTTGGGGAGCAATAAATATCTTGATGGTGAGTCTAATTTATGACAAGAGAGCCATCCCAATCTATGGGGAGATATTAGATAAAAAAGGAAGTAGTAATCTCGAAGAACAGCAGCGAGTATTAGAAAAAACATTGAGCGTGCTATCAGGTCATAAAATAGTGGTGTTAGGAGATAGAGAATTTTGCTCGGTCAGTCTTGGAAAGTGGCTTCAGAAGCAGAGTTTATACTTTTGCTTAAGACAAAAAAAAAGTACAAATGTCAAGACAAAAGAAGGAATTTATCAAGAAATGAGAGCCTTAGGTTTAAGTCCAGGAACTCAACTATTTTTAAATGATGTTAATCTTACAAAAGAGAAGGGATTTGGCGAGTTTAACTTAGCGGGTAAGTGGAAAAAAACTTATCGGGGTTTTCCAACAAAAGAGCCTTGGTATATTCTGACTAACTTTGGAGATTTAGAGACGGCAATAATGGCCTATCAAAAAAGATTTGATATTGAGGAGATGTTCCGAGATTTTAAGTCGGGAGGCTATAGCTTAGAAGGTTCTCAATTAGCACCGAAATACCTATCAAAGCTGATAATTGTTATAGCTATCGCCTATACAAGTGCCACACTACAAGGTAAAAAAATTAAGGATATGGGAATCCAAAAATATGTTACAAGACCTGAAAAAAGATATAAAGGTCAACGCAGACACAGCAGTTTTTATGTGGGTCAACAGGGAGCAAGTCAAAGCTGA
- a CDS encoding transposase, giving the protein MKTENRIFSQVYSYLEQGSRFVDKRHLTVLSWMVTALLSSQSLNQARWEPFVQSRAEQANSYQRRWNRFCQNGRVAVEKIYIPLILKAIETWKEKGERLYLAIDTTLLWNQYCFVYLAVVCGGRAVPLMWMGLEHGSASLAFEKYEPLLDRAKGYLQGFENVMLLADRGFANQQLIQWLRKNTWHWCLRLPCDTLIYGVRRRGFGYEVRELYPPKRQACFYRNVQVWQEARITAHLALASVPGVKDNWAILSHEPPTLDTFWQYGLRFPIEHLFLDSKSGVFDWEHSRVRSAACLERLYLIVAISILFATLTGMAVQQSGSRRQVDAHFRRGLSYLKIGLRWLAGVVHKARPFLRLDHLFSVDPFPCFASRKARQDYYGKITFSFIQEFEAFT; this is encoded by the coding sequence ATGAAAACCGAGAACAGAATCTTCTCCCAAGTTTATTCCTATCTAGAACAAGGAAGCCGATTTGTGGATAAAAGACATTTAACCGTCCTCAGTTGGATGGTGACAGCCCTACTCAGTAGTCAAAGTCTCAATCAAGCCAGATGGGAACCCTTTGTACAAAGCAGAGCCGAACAAGCCAATAGTTATCAGAGACGGTGGAATCGCTTTTGCCAGAATGGAAGAGTAGCGGTGGAAAAGATATACATCCCCTTAATATTGAAAGCCATCGAGACTTGGAAGGAGAAGGGGGAAAGACTTTATCTAGCAATAGATACCACTCTGTTGTGGAATCAATACTGCTTTGTCTATCTAGCGGTGGTCTGCGGGGGGAGAGCCGTCCCCTTGATGTGGATGGGATTAGAACATGGTAGTGCCAGCCTAGCTTTTGAGAAATACGAACCCTTGTTGGACAGAGCCAAAGGCTATCTTCAGGGCTTTGAGAATGTCATGCTGTTAGCCGACCGAGGCTTTGCCAATCAGCAATTAATTCAATGGCTCAGGAAAAATACTTGGCATTGGTGTCTTCGCTTACCTTGCGATACCCTCATTTACGGTGTTCGCCGTCGGGGTTTTGGCTATGAGGTCAGAGAACTCTATCCTCCCAAACGGCAAGCCTGCTTTTATCGCAACGTTCAAGTCTGGCAGGAGGCTAGAATCACTGCTCATCTTGCTTTAGCCTCTGTTCCAGGGGTTAAGGATAATTGGGCAATTCTGAGCCATGAACCTCCTACCCTTGACACCTTCTGGCAGTATGGTCTTCGTTTTCCCATTGAACATCTCTTTCTCGACAGTAAATCGGGCGTTTTTGACTGGGAACATTCTCGTGTTCGCTCTGCTGCTTGTTTAGAACGTCTCTATCTCATTGTTGCCATTTCTATTCTCTTTGCTACTTTAACTGGCATGGCGGTTCAACAATCTGGCTCTCGCCGTCAGGTTGATGCTCATTTTCGGCGTGGTTTGAGTTATTTGAAAATTGGTTTACGTTGGCTGGCGGGAGTTGTTCATAAGGCGCGTCCCTTCTTGCGACTTGACCACTTATTTTCTGTTGACCCTTTTCCCTGTTTTGCTTCTCGCAAAGCTCGTCAGGATTATTATGGCAAAATTACCTTTTCTTTTATTCAGGAGTTTGAGGCTTTCACATAA
- the efp gene encoding elongation factor P produces the protein MISSNDFRSGTTIEIDGSVWRVVEFLHVKPGKGSAFVRTKLKNVQTGNVVERTFRAGETLPSATIEKRTMQHTYKEGDQFVFMDMETFEEATLTPAQMGDRAKYLKEGMEVNILFWNEQVLEVELPTSVILEITDTDPGVKGDTATGGTKPAIVETGAQVMVPLFISIGERIKVDTRDGSYLGRE, from the coding sequence ATGATTTCGAGTAACGACTTTCGGAGTGGCACAACCATCGAGATAGATGGCTCTGTCTGGCGGGTGGTAGAATTCCTGCACGTCAAACCGGGTAAGGGATCGGCCTTCGTGCGAACCAAGTTAAAAAATGTCCAGACCGGCAACGTGGTAGAACGGACGTTCCGGGCGGGGGAAACCTTGCCCTCAGCCACGATCGAAAAGCGCACCATGCAGCACACCTACAAAGAAGGCGATCAGTTTGTCTTCATGGACATGGAGACTTTTGAGGAAGCAACTCTAACCCCGGCACAAATGGGCGATCGAGCCAAGTATCTGAAAGAAGGAATGGAAGTCAATATTCTCTTTTGGAATGAGCAAGTGTTAGAGGTGGAATTGCCCACCTCGGTAATCTTGGAAATCACCGATACGGATCCAGGAGTCAAGGGAGATACGGCCACCGGTGGCACCAAACCGGCGATCGTAGAAACGGGAGCGCAGGTGATGGTTCCCCTGTTTATTTCCATCGGTGAAAGGATTAAAGTGGATACCCGGGATGGTTCCTATCTGGGACGGGAATAA
- a CDS encoding DUF3067 family protein, with protein sequence MTGVDLQQLLLEKWGRSYDIQLRRIKDKVHVQIMWKYLEQASFPLSESEYLQHLNAIANYLHEWGGVSQFQAFIRETRERPRLGKAVSLPLDLGERASEWLISDQ encoded by the coding sequence ATGACGGGTGTGGACTTACAGCAATTATTACTAGAAAAATGGGGTCGTTCCTACGATATCCAGCTGCGACGCATCAAAGATAAGGTTCATGTCCAGATAATGTGGAAATATCTCGAACAAGCCTCTTTTCCTCTCTCCGAGTCTGAATATCTGCAACATCTCAATGCGATCGCTAATTATCTCCACGAATGGGGTGGTGTTAGTCAATTTCAAGCTTTTATCCGCGAAACCCGTGAGCGTCCCCGTCTCGGTAAAGCGGTTAGTTTGCCCCTAGATCTAGGTGAAAGGGCATCGGAATGGCTGATCAGCGATCAGTGA